The following is a genomic window from Shewanella avicenniae.
GATCCACTGTTTTAGGGCGGAAGCCATCTTTATTGTACTTATCACCACGTACCACAATCACTTCGGTCTTAGCCTTGTCAGCTGTGCTTGCTGTTGTCGCTTCTTCAGCGATAACGCTATGACTTAGTGCAGCCGCAACGGCAAGTGTAACGGTGTTCAGAATGAACTTTTTCGACTTCAACATTCCCATGTTCCTTTGCTCACAACAGTTACGACGATTTACCTTTTACAGAAAAGGTCAACAATCGTTGATTTTTAATTAAATGACACCTAAGCCCCTGTGACCAATAGTCCCAGAATAGCCCTATATAGGTGGTAGTGTGGATCTGGCGCATGCCATGGTTGGCAACACCTTGATTACTCACCGTGGTTGAATGGCGAGTATTAGCGCAATAACGATGAAATCAACACCGTTATATAAATTAGTGCATAACGGTAATGTGATCGAACTCATGAGTCAATATTCGTTAATATGAACTTCACAAAAACGTGCATTAACGCAGCGTAAATTAGTAAGTGTGGAAAACTTGCGACATTTTGATACAACAAAGGCCACATTGAGGTGGCCTTTGAGCTGAAAACTTAGCGGTAAACGAAGTGATTACAATGCGGCGGTGTGCAGGAGGTAATCCATACCGAGGAACACAAACAGTGACATACCAGCCCAGTTGTTGTTTAAAAAGGCTTTTAAACATGGGGCGCGTTCACGGCCATGGATCAAGCGTTGTTGGTACAAACCAAAGCCGATAAACAGCACAATGCCGAGCAGATAAAGCGTGCCACGTTCAGCGATAAAACCCGCCACCATAAAGCACGCCAGCGCGGCAATTTGGAATAAACCGATGATTTCACGGTCATGTTTGCCGAACAAAATCGCGGTCGATTTGATGCCGACGCGCAAGTCATCTTCACGATCGACCATGGCGTACATGGTGTCATAGGCCACAGTCCAGCACCAGTTCGCGGCAAATAACCACCAGGCTTCGGCAGGCACTTCACCGGTTGCCGCAGCGTATGCCATCGGAATTGACCAGCTCCACACCACGCCCAAAAACATCTGCGGCATATTGGTAAAACGTTTGGTGAAGGGGTAAATCACTGTCAGCACGATGCCGATGTACGACAGTTTTACCACCAGCGGATTGAGCATCAGCACTAAGCCAAAAGCCAATAACCCCAGCACCACAAACAGTAACAAGGCTTCTTTAACACTGACTTCGCCACTGGCGAGTGGGCGCATTTTGGTGCGTTCAACATGGCCATCGAGCTTGCGATCGGCGTAATCATTGATGATGCAACCACAGGCACGCATGACAAACACGCCAACGATAAAGATGACCAGCACCTTGAGATCCGGCATACCGCCTGAAGCTAACATCAGCGCCATGAGGCAAGGCCATAATAAAAGAAAGGTGCCGATTGGACGGTCGATACGCGCTAAGCGCGCATAAGCATGTAACTTATCCCTGAGTGTCATTGGCTTGGTTCTCCGCACCGCTGCCGTGATTGCTAACTGCGCGTATTATGGCGCAGCCAAAATGTGATTTACACCACAAACTAACTTTTTAGCATCAAATTTTTAAGAAGATATTACCGATTTTATTAATCGATACGTCAATAGTGTTCTCGCAACAATAGCATGCTGGCTGCGCTACACAGACTCCAACTTAGCATAGGCCACCACCAACCATTTACTGCCGAAGTCGTCAAAATTCACCTGTACCCGCGATTGTGCGCCAGTGCCCTCACTATTGACCACAGTTCCTTCGCCAAACTTGAAGTGACGCACTCTGGCACCATGTCTAAAGCCACTATCACCGGTTTGAGTGTTGCTTGATTGGCTAAAACGGGTACTGAACGCTGGTGTACTGACTTGGGCTTTTAAGCGCACTTCGCGAATACATTCTGGCGGCAGTTCTTTAATAAAACGCGATGGGCGTGAATAGTTTTCACGGCCATAAATCCGCCGTGATTCGGCATAAGTGATATACAACTGCTGCATCGCTCGGGTCATGCCCACGTAACACAAGCGCCGTTCTTCCTCTAAGCGATCGCCCTCTTCCAGCGTCAACTGACTTGGAAACAAGCCCTCTTCTACCCCCGCCATAAACACTACCGGGAACTCCAAGCCTTTGGCAGTGTGCAAGGTCATCAACTGGACTGCGTCAGCGTTGGCATCGGCTTGGCCTTCGCCCGCTTCCAACGCGGCGTGGGATAAAAATGCGTTCAACTCGCCCATATCGAGCAGCTCTTCTGGCACTTCAAAGGTACGCGCGGCAGTCACTAACTCTTCTAAGTTTTCTACCCGGCTTTGTGCTTTCTCGCCCTTTTCCTGCTCGTACATGGTCTTAAGGCCAGAGGCTTGCGACACATGGTCCACCATGCGATACAGCGCCATCTCTTCCGTTTCGCGCGCCATGGTCACAACCAGATCGAGAAAGTTTTGCACCGCGGTTGCGGCGCGGCCACTGAGCAGTTTTTTATCGAGCGCCTGCAATGCGGTTTGCCACAGCGTAATGCCGTGCTGCCGTGCCGTCGTTCGCAGAATTTCCAAAGTGCGATCGCCAATGCCGCGAGTGGGCGTATTTACCACCCGCTCAAATGCGGCATCATCATCATGATTGGCCATCAAGCGCAGATAGCCCATGGCATCTTTAATCTCTTGCCGCTCGAAGAAGCGCAAACCACCGTAGATTTTGTAGGGCAAGCCTTTGTGTAATAAGGCTTCTTCTAATACCCGCGATTGCGCGTTAGAACGATACAAAATGGCACAATCGCTAAGATCATTGCCCATGTCTTGCCAGTCGCTAATTCGGCCGACAATAAAGCGCGCTTCATCGAGTTCGTTAAAGGCACTGTAAACGGCGATCGGTTCGCCATCGGCATCTTGAGTCCACAGATCTTTACCCAAACGGCCGGGGTTGTTGGCGATCAGCTCGTTGGCAGCTTTCAAAATGTTGCCAGTGGAGCGGTAGTTTTGCTCCAACCGAATCGTCTCAGCACCGGGGAAATCTCTCAGGAATTTGTGCAGGTTTTCTACCTGCGCGCCGCGCCAGCCGTAAATCGACTGGTCATCATCACCGACGATCATCACATGGGCAGTAGTGCCCGCTAGTACTTGAATCCACTTGTACTGAATAGTGTTGGTATCTTGAAACTCGTCCACCAAAATATGCTGAAAGCGGTCACGGTAGTGCTGCAAAATCAGCGGCTTGTATAACCACAACTCATAAGCACGCAGCAGAATTTCGGAGAAGTCCACCAACCCAGCGCGGTCGCACGCCTCTTGGTAAACCTGATACACCTCTTTTAACTTTTGCTCTAACGGAAACGGCCCCGCTTCGATATCTTTCGGGCGAAAGCCTTCATCTTTTTGAGTGCAGATATAGTTTTGCACCATCCGCGGCGGATAGTGTTTTTCATCCAGATTAAGGCTTTTAAGGATGCGTTTGATCAGCCGGTATTGGTCGTCGCCATCCAAAATTTGGAAGTTTTGCGGTAGGTTGGCGTCCTGCCAATGGGTGCGCAGCAAGCGGTGCGCTAAGCCGTGGAACGTACCAATCCACATCCGGCTCATGTTGTGGCCGACCACTTTCTCTACCCGCTCGCGCATCTCGCGCGCGGCTTTGTTGGTAAAAGTTACCGCCAAAATCGAGTACGGACTTTGGTTCTCTACCTGCATCAGCCATGCAATACGATGAGTTAACACCCGCGTTTTGCCTGAGCCGGCCCCCGCCAGCACCAACATGCTGGAGAGCGGCGCACCAACTGCCTCGCGCTGTTTCTCATTTAGGCCATCAAGTAAAGAAGATACGTCCATCGTTGCCTCCGTCAAAATCGAGGCGGCATTATAGCAGGAAAGCCCTAGGAGGTTGACGAAGATTCAATGGCGCCGAGCTGAACCCGCCCGCAGCTGCTTGATCGCTAATATCACGGCGATAATTTCAACTTTAGGCTTTACATCGCTGGCACGGCTGGCAATATCAAGCTTTCCTAAAAGTCACCTGTATCAGCATCTATACACTTCGATGAGTACACCCAACCTCAGTTCGCCGGCACCCGCTTCCGGCCATGGCCAAGATTGCCCCCAAGATAGCGCCAGCAATAAAAGTGAATTTTGGCGTGGTATGAAAACCTCGCTGCCGATGACGCTCGGGTTTGTGCCGTTTGCCTTGGTCCTCGGCGCGCAAGCGGTGCAAAAAGGCTTTACCGTGCTGCAAGTACCGCTGATGACTGGGGTGAACTTTGCCGGTGGCTCGGAGTTTACTGCCATCAGTTTGTGGACCTCGCCACCGCATCTGCTGTTGATTGTCGCCATGACCTTTTTGGTCAATAGTCGCCACATCATTATGGGCGCGGCTTTTATGCCGTTTATGCGCCACCTCAGTAAAAAGCAGGCGTTGCCGCTGCTGTTTTTAATGTGCGATGAAGCCTGGGCCATCGGCATTACTGACTGCCAAAAGCGTAAAACAATGCGCTTGAGTGTGCCGTTTTATCTTGGTGTTGCGCTGTGTTTGTACAGCACTTGGGTGCTATTTACTGGCATCGGCGCCGCGGTAGGGCCGCTGATTGGCGACGTGGAACAATACGGCTTTGATATGGCGTTTACCGCGGTATTTTTGGTGTTACTCAAAGGCATGTGGCGTGGCATCACCTTATGTTGGCCGTGGTTTGTCAGTCTTATAGTGGCGGGCATTTTGTATCATCTATTGCCGGGCGCTTGGTATGTGGCAGGTGGCACACTGGCAGGCATTGTCGCTGCACTGTTCTGGGGGAAACGCTGATGAATCCATTAGAAAATTTGGTCATGCAACACTTAGCAGTGCTGACCATTTTAGCCATGGGCATCACCACTTATCTAACCCGAATTATCGGCTACTTAGCGTTACGTAATCGCAGCCTTAATCCGCGTTTAGAGCGCGTGATGGAAGTGGTACCCGGCTGCGTGCTGATATCGGTCATCGCGCCAGTGATCTTCTCGGGTCACATCACCGATATCATCGCGGTTGCCATCACCTTTGTTGCCATGCTGCGCTTCTCGCTGTTACCAACGGTGATCATTGCGATTGTTGCCACCGGACTACTACGGCACTGGTTGGGGTAATTATCTCACTTACAACCCAGCATAAAAAGGCCGCTCAAGGAGCGGCCAAGGACTCAGGATTTCCCAACAAACTTAGAAACGGTAAGTCGCTTCTGCGTAGTAGTAGCCACCATTAAACCCAAATGGGGTGTTGGTCAGTGGGTACTGGAAGATACCGTTGTAGTTGTTGTTTGACGGACGTTTCTCTGGGTAGGTGTCAAACAGGTTTTGCGCACCCACTGTAAAGGTCAGAGTATCCGTTGCGGCATAGGCCACAGACAAATCAACCGTGGTTTTGCCTTCATATTCTTTATCACCAGTGCTGCTGTACGAAATAGTGTAAGGGCCAAAATAGCTGGCACGCAGGCTGGTGGTGAAGTCACCCAAGTGGTGAGTCAAACCAAGGCTACCGGTGTGATGTGAGGTGGCTTCCGTCATACGCACTTGCTCAATGTTATCAAACAGCTTGCCTTGCAAGTCGTCCAAAATTTCTGGCAAATGAATGTCTTGAATATCAGTGTTGTTGTATGCGTAAGCGATGTTCGCTTTCAACTCACCAAGGCTACCCAAGTCAAACTGTTGTGCCACGACTAAGTCAACGCCGCGGGTACGAGTATCTACCGCGTTGATAAAGAAGCGCGCCGATTCAGCGTTAGTGCCCGCCAATGCCGCACCGACTACATCAGAGTCGCTGGCACGCAGTGAGCTCGACAACACGATGCGATCATCAATATCAATCTGGTAGCTATCCAGCGTGATGGTTAAACCGTTATCGCCGGTGTAAACAAAGCCCAAACTGAACGAGGTAGACTCTTCAGGGCGCAGTTTGCCCACTTGCAGAGCTTGAGTTACAGGCGACAAGTTGTTGAACGTACCTGACTCGGTTGGCACCAGTTGCCCCGTGGTTGGGTCTGGATTAAACAGGGTCGAGATGTTAGTAAAGTACAGTTGTTGCACGCTTGGCGCACGGAAACCGGTGTTGGCTGTAGCGCGAATTGCGAAGTTGTCGTTGAAGTCGTAACGACCCGCCAGTTTCCAGCTAATTTTGTCACCGAAGTCGGAATAGTCTTCATAACGCAGCGCGGCAGACCAATAGATAGCTTCGCTCAATTGGTTTTCAAGTTCAGCGTAAACAGCGGTGTTGTGACGGCTTTCGTCCACTTCAGATTCTGGGGTAAAGCCACCAAAACCTTGGCTGCCTGCAGGTTTGTTTTGGTAACCGCCGTTCGCATATGACGCTTCTTCACCAGCTTCAATTTCGTAGCCGTTTTGGCGCCATGCTGCACCTACCGCCAACATGATGTCGGATTGGTTATAGAAGGCAAAATAACGTGAAGCATCAATAGTCAAATCGATTTCATCAGTCGACAGGGTACCGGCATCAAAGCTGGTTTGGCTGTCTGGGCCATAAGAGGCGTTCAATGAATCTTCTACGCGGTATTGGAAGCTGTTTTTACCGTAACCAGCGGAGCTATCGACGTGCCATTTACCCAAGTCAAACTCGTAACCAACCAAGGCTGAGTAGTCTTTGATGCGTGGCGCCAGAATCGGCAAATAACCGTCTGGGTAGATTTCCGGTACGTTGTTGTCTTGCAACGCGCGGCGATAAAAGGCACCGGAGTGGGTTTCACGGTCGCTGATACCACCATTGAAATAGAATTTGTTTTCACCGAAGTACTGCGCACCGTTGGCAAACAGCGCTAGGTTGTCGTATTCCGCATCACCGACGTGGAAGTTTTGGCGATCAAATGTCGCTTCACGTGGATCGCGACTGCCGTCGGCCAATCGAGGATATTGATCGCGAGGATCAAGACCTGCACGGTTGGTTTTGTTTTTGTGTTGTGCTTCCAGCGAGATGTTCACATAGCCATCTTCACTCCAGCTCAAACCTTTGTTGGCACCAATGCGCCACTGTTCGCCGTCACCCTCATAGGTTTGGCCCAATTGAGTGGTCACCATGCCGCCGTCGCGGTTGTCTTTCAGTACCACGTTGATCACGCCAGCAATCGCATCCGAACCATACTGTGCCGCCGCGCCATCACGCAGGATTTCAATGCGTTTGATAGCCGCCATTGGGATGGTGTTCAAGTCAACGTTTGACGCACCTTTACCCACAGTACCTGACAAATGCACAAGTGCTGAACTGTGGTAACGCTTACCGTTGACCAGCACCAAAGTATGATCAGGCGACAGACCACGCAGGTTGGCAGGGCGAACCGCGTCAGAACCGTCGGTTACCGCAGAAAATGGAAAACTATAGCTCGGCGCAGCAAATTGCAGTGCACGGGCAGTTTCAGTCAAACCAGTGGCTTCCAGCTGTTCAGCGGTGATGATATCCACCGGCGCAACGCTGTCTGTGGCAGTACGCATCGCAATACGCGAACCCACCACCGAAATTTTTTCCATGTTGCTGTTTGCTGCAGCGTCTGCGGCGTAAACGGCAGGTGCAGCCCATTGGCCAGCAACAGCCAGAGCGATAATCGAAATGCGTTTCATGAGTTTAAAACCTTAATGAATGTGCAACTAATCGGATAAAATTAAAGAAAAATCAAAAGAATGGAGAAGAGAGTGCTCGTTCTACATCAACAAATTGCGCGCATCTTACCATCGCCGTTTATAACCAATTTATTCAAATTTGTGATAGAAAATTCAAATTGGGTATAACAGGGATGAGTTATTTAACTGATTAATTAGGCTTATCAGTCACTTGCACCTACTGCGCAGCTCTGGCACATTGGAACAGCAACTGAAAAGTGACCAAGACTGCTGGCAGCAAATGTTAAACTCGAACGTATTTCAAACAATTTATCAACACCTTAGCGAACATAATGCGCGCTTTCGGGTAGTCGAACACCCAAGTGCTGGGCGCTGTGAAATGGTGGCACAACTGCGCGGTACTGAGCTGGGGCAAGGCGCAAAAGCACTGCTGACACACCTCAAAGGTAACGGGGTTAAACGCCATGTGTTGGCCATTTTACCGGGCGATGCCCAAGCAGATTTAGCCAAATTGGCGAGTCACTTTGGTGCCAGAAAAGCTTCGCTCGCCAGCCCGGCAGAAATGACAGAACTCACCGGCTGTGTCGCTGGCGCCATTCCCCCCTTTAGCCTACATCCTGCCTTAACCTTGGTGGCGGCGCCGCAGCTGTTTAGCCGCTATGAGGAAATCGCGTTTAATGCCGGCAGCTTAGAGCGTTCAATCATTTTGGCGACCGACGATTACCGTCGTATCGCCCAACCCGAATTGGTTGATTTTATTCGTTCAAGCACCGACTAACGCGCCAACGGAGCCAACGCTTGTTCAATGCTGTGGTCACCGTCTGTCAGCTCGATAATCACTTGGCTGAGGTTATCGTGCGCGACCAAATAGGCCAGCGTTGCCGCCACGTTATCGCGCGACACAGTACCATAACTGATTGCAAATCCGGCATTAATTCGCGCGGTTGCAGCAGCATCAGTCAATGTGCCTGGCCGCACAATCAGCCAATCTAAGCCACTGTTAACTAAGTAAACGTCTGCCGCCTTTTTCACTTTCATGTAGTGCTCAAAAGTGTCCGAGACTACGCGACCTCGGCCAGCCTCTGGAAACGCCGACACCAAATTGACATCCTCCTCGCCGTAAACGACGAGGATTCCTACTGCGGTTAAGCGTAAACGCCTGACTCGCTTCGGTGGGTTCCTGCTGCTGGCGGCATTGTTGCACCACTCACTTCACAGGCTAATCGGGCGTGTCCCGCCCTTAATACGTTGATCGCGCCGACCACATCGGCATTCTCTTCAAAGCCACATTCCACACAGGCAAAGCGGGCTTGAGTCATACGGTTATCTTTCGATATATGACCACAGCATGGGCATGTCTGGCTGGTGTTTTTCGGCGGAACGGCGATCAGGTGGCCGCCATTCCATGCCAGCTTGTAATCGAGCTGGCGACGAAACTCAAACCAGCCTTGATCGAGGATGACTTTATTCAGTCCTGACTTTGCTCTGACATTCCGACCCTGTTGCTCTGCGGTTCCTGACGCTGATTTTGACATGTTTTTGACCTGCAAATCTTCAATACAGACTATCGCGTGGTTTTTGCTAATGTCGCTTGAAGTTTTATGCAGGTAGTCACGGCGGCTGTTGCCGATTTTTGCATGGACACGCTGGACTTTAGCTTTAGCCTTTTTCCAGTTGTTGCTGAATTTTACCTTGCGGCTCATGGCCTGCTGCGTTTTACGCAAGGCGCTTTCCAGCGTTTTGAAGCTGTTGCGTGGTTCATAGAATGAACCGTCAGACAAGGTGGCGAACCGAGCAATACCCACATCAATACCTATCATATCGCCACTAGGTGGAGGAATAGCAGCGTCACGTTCAGTCTGAATAGCAGCAAACCATTTGCCGCACGACTGACTGACCGTGACGTTTTTAATATTACCTTCTACCATCCGACTGTTACGGTAACGGCACCAGCCGATTTTGGGCAGAAATATACGATTATTTCCCTGCTCCAGCTTGATGCCCTGCGGGTAACGGAAACTATCACCTGAACCTTTCTTTTTGAAACGGGGAAAATCAGCACGTTTGGCAAAGAAGTTTTTGTACGCCCGATCTAAATCTTTCAGCGACTGTTGCAGTGTTTGAGAAGGTGAGTCAGACAGCCATTGTGTTTCTGGCACTGCCTTCCATTGTGGTAACAGGTTGTTCAATTCAAAAGCGGAGAGTTTCTTTTCACCCTGTTCATGCCGCTCTTTTTGCAACGCCAGCGCCTTGTTATAGACAAACCGGCAGGCACCGGAAAAACGGCGCATCTGGCGCTGTTGTTCTCCAGTGACGATCAGTTCGAATTTGTAGGCTTGCAGTCGTTGCATGGCTTGCTCATACTGTGTCAATACAACTCAATTATAGATTGGTCCATGGAAATTAAAAGTGATTTAAGACATGGTAGACATTGTGTTTTTAAAATGCATGTCCATTTGGTCTTTGTGACAAAATACCGCCGCAACGTCTTTACCAAAGAAGTGCTGGATGATCTAAAAATCTTTTTTGAAAAGGTCTGTCTTGATTTTGAATCAGAGTTGGTTGAGTTCGATGGTGAGGATGATCATGTGCATTTACTGGTGAATTATCCGCCCAAAGTGGCGGTATCTGTATTGGTGAATAGTTTGAAAGGCGTTTCGAGCCGGATGATCCGAAAAAAGAATTACCCTTCGATCAAAATGAAACTTTGGGGCGGGGCGCTTTGGTCTCCCAGTTATTTTGCGGGCAGTTGTGGTGGTGCGCCAATTGAGATCATCCGGCAGTATATTGAGCAGCAACAAACTCCGGCGTAGCCTTCAGAACGGCTTCGCCGTTGCGCTATTCATCCTCGCCCTGAACGGCGAGGTTTTCCGCGCTACCCGATAAATCGGGAGATGCCAGCCAGTTTGGCAGCTTCCACCGACTTTTCTAAGCCAACACCGTCGATGGCGGTAGTGGTTTCTACACCGCCTTTACCGCCCGCGCCCGCCGAAAACACCACGACGTCACAATCATGCATCAGCTCGGCCAGCGACTCAGGACTGAGCGTTTGCAGATCGCCAAAGATTGGCGTAGCTCCTAAGGCTTTCAAGTCAGCTTCTTGCGCCAACTGCCGATACAAACTGACTGGCACATCGCCCTGCTGAACCAGTCTTGGCGCCAGATGACGGGCGATTTTGCCGTTCCCGCCGACAATAAATATCCGTTTCATACAACCTCCTCATACCGCCTTGTGCGAATCTTTCAGTTACCGCACAAGTTATTGAGTGAATTTATTTAACGTTAATAAGGCTATCACAGCCACGCTAACCTCGGCTGTACATAGCCAAGATGAGCACGTCACTTAATGCAGCGCATAAAAAAACGGCTACCGCAAAAAATACGATAACCGCTTGTTGAAACAGTAAAATTACGCTTTAGAGATGGTAATCAAAGTCCCCGCCATCTTGCGGCGCAGATAGGCAATCTGCTGCATATGCGGCAGATCTTTCGGGCAATTATCTTGGCAACCCAGCAGCGTCATACAGCCAAACACACCATCTTGAGTACCAATCACATGGTAAAAATCTTCCGCGCTGCGCGCATCTCGACTATCCAGCTCAAAGCGGGCGATTTTCATCATCCCCACCGCACCAACGAAGGTATCGCGCATCTGCGCCGTGGCACAGGCGGATACACAGACACCGCACTCGACGCAACGCTCTAACTCGTAGAGTTTGGCGGCTTCTTCTGGATCCATCGGCTTTTCAATGCGGTGAATATCGTTGCCGGTTTCATCAGGATGCAGCCACAGCTTCAACCGCTCGGCCAATTCGCGCATAAACTTGCCGGTGTTCACCGATAAGTCACCAATCAGCTCAAAGCCCGGCAACGGCATCAGGGTAATCATGCCGTCGGGATATTTAGCCGTCAGAGTGCGACAAGCCAAGGTTGGAAAACCGTTGATCACCATGGCGCAGCTGCCACAAATGCCGGCACGGCAGACGAAGTCAAACTGCAACGAAGGATCTTGCTCAGCACGCAAACGATTCAGCGCAATAAACACGGTCATGCCCGGCGTTTCTTCCAACTGATACGACTTCATTGACGGCTTATCACCGGGCTGCTGCGGATCATAACGAAAAATATTAAATGTCAGGATACGGCTATGGCTCATGAATTTTTTCCGCCTTTAGAAGTACTTTTTGTTTGGTCATGAAATCTTTGGTTGGCTGGGCGTAAATGCTCCGGCAACTCAAACGGCATAATGGCTTGTTGCAGCTGTTCACGGCTGGCATCATCGCCAAGCCCCGCAATAATGGTGGCGATTTCATCCTGACGTTTTGCGGTGTCAGGGTGGGCAATCGCATTATCTGCACCATAACCACGATAGCCTGGCGGCAGCTCCATCTGCATCACGTCAAGCATTTCATAGCTCAACGTTGGGGTCAGATCTTCGCTGTTTGGCCAGCTTGCCAAGGTACGGCTCAGCCATTCTTTATCGTTGCGTTGTGGATAGTCTTCCCGAGCATGGG
Proteins encoded in this region:
- the ubiA gene encoding 4-hydroxybenzoate octaprenyltransferase is translated as MTLRDKLHAYARLARIDRPIGTFLLLWPCLMALMLASGGMPDLKVLVIFIVGVFVMRACGCIINDYADRKLDGHVERTKMRPLASGEVSVKEALLLFVVLGLLAFGLVLMLNPLVVKLSYIGIVLTVIYPFTKRFTNMPQMFLGVVWSWSIPMAYAAATGEVPAEAWWLFAANWCWTVAYDTMYAMVDREDDLRVGIKSTAILFGKHDREIIGLFQIAALACFMVAGFIAERGTLYLLGIVLFIGFGLYQQRLIHGRERAPCLKAFLNNNWAGMSLFVFLGMDYLLHTAAL
- a CDS encoding AzlD family protein: MNPLENLVMQHLAVLTILAMGITTYLTRIIGYLALRNRSLNPRLERVMEVVPGCVLISVIAPVIFSGHITDIIAVAITFVAMLRFSLLPTVIIAIVATGLLRHWLG
- the uvrD gene encoding DNA helicase II — translated: MDVSSLLDGLNEKQREAVGAPLSSMLVLAGAGSGKTRVLTHRIAWLMQVENQSPYSILAVTFTNKAAREMRERVEKVVGHNMSRMWIGTFHGLAHRLLRTHWQDANLPQNFQILDGDDQYRLIKRILKSLNLDEKHYPPRMVQNYICTQKDEGFRPKDIEAGPFPLEQKLKEVYQVYQEACDRAGLVDFSEILLRAYELWLYKPLILQHYRDRFQHILVDEFQDTNTIQYKWIQVLAGTTAHVMIVGDDDQSIYGWRGAQVENLHKFLRDFPGAETIRLEQNYRSTGNILKAANELIANNPGRLGKDLWTQDADGEPIAVYSAFNELDEARFIVGRISDWQDMGNDLSDCAILYRSNAQSRVLEEALLHKGLPYKIYGGLRFFERQEIKDAMGYLRLMANHDDDAAFERVVNTPTRGIGDRTLEILRTTARQHGITLWQTALQALDKKLLSGRAATAVQNFLDLVVTMARETEEMALYRMVDHVSQASGLKTMYEQEKGEKAQSRVENLEELVTAARTFEVPEELLDMGELNAFLSHAALEAGEGQADANADAVQLMTLHTAKGLEFPVVFMAGVEEGLFPSQLTLEEGDRLEEERRLCYVGMTRAMQQLYITYAESRRIYGRENYSRPSRFIKELPPECIREVRLKAQVSTPAFSTRFSQSSNTQTGDSGFRHGARVRHFKFGEGTVVNSEGTGAQSRVQVNFDDFGSKWLVVAYAKLESV
- a CDS encoding AzlC family ABC transporter permease yields the protein MSTPNLSSPAPASGHGQDCPQDSASNKSEFWRGMKTSLPMTLGFVPFALVLGAQAVQKGFTVLQVPLMTGVNFAGGSEFTAISLWTSPPHLLLIVAMTFLVNSRHIIMGAAFMPFMRHLSKKQALPLLFLMCDEAWAIGITDCQKRKTMRLSVPFYLGVALCLYSTWVLFTGIGAAVGPLIGDVEQYGFDMAFTAVFLVLLKGMWRGITLCWPWFVSLIVAGILYHLLPGAWYVAGGTLAGIVAALFWGKR
- a CDS encoding NAD(P)H-binding protein; translation: MSAFPEAGRGRVVSDTFEHYMKVKKAADVYLVNSGLDWLIVRPGTLTDAAATARINAGFAISYGTVSRDNVAATLAYLVAHDNLSQVIIELTDGDHSIEQALAPLAR
- a CDS encoding TonB-dependent receptor plug domain-containing protein, with amino-acid sequence MKRISIIALAVAGQWAAPAVYAADAAANSNMEKISVVGSRIAMRTATDSVAPVDIITAEQLEATGLTETARALQFAAPSYSFPFSAVTDGSDAVRPANLRGLSPDHTLVLVNGKRYHSSALVHLSGTVGKGASNVDLNTIPMAAIKRIEILRDGAAAQYGSDAIAGVINVVLKDNRDGGMVTTQLGQTYEGDGEQWRIGANKGLSWSEDGYVNISLEAQHKNKTNRAGLDPRDQYPRLADGSRDPREATFDRQNFHVGDAEYDNLALFANGAQYFGENKFYFNGGISDRETHSGAFYRRALQDNNVPEIYPDGYLPILAPRIKDYSALVGYEFDLGKWHVDSSAGYGKNSFQYRVEDSLNASYGPDSQTSFDAGTLSTDEIDLTIDASRYFAFYNQSDIMLAVGAAWRQNGYEIEAGEEASYANGGYQNKPAGSQGFGGFTPESEVDESRHNTAVYAELENQLSEAIYWSAALRYEDYSDFGDKISWKLAGRYDFNDNFAIRATANTGFRAPSVQQLYFTNISTLFNPDPTTGQLVPTESGTFNNLSPVTQALQVGKLRPEESTSFSLGFVYTGDNGLTITLDSYQIDIDDRIVLSSSLRASDSDVVGAALAGTNAESARFFINAVDTRTRGVDLVVAQQFDLGSLGELKANIAYAYNNTDIQDIHLPEILDDLQGKLFDNIEQVRMTEATSHHTGSLGLTHHLGDFTTSLRASYFGPYTISYSSTGDKEYEGKTTVDLSVAYAATDTLTFTVGAQNLFDTYPEKRPSNNNYNGIFQYPLTNTPFGFNGGYYYAEATYRF
- a CDS encoding YbaK/prolyl-tRNA synthetase associated domain-containing protein, whose translation is MLNSNVFQTIYQHLSEHNARFRVVEHPSAGRCEMVAQLRGTELGQGAKALLTHLKGNGVKRHVLAILPGDAQADLAKLASHFGARKASLASPAEMTELTGCVAGAIPPFSLHPALTLVAAPQLFSRYEEIAFNAGSLERSIILATDDYRRIAQPELVDFIRSSTD
- a CDS encoding RNA-guided endonuclease InsQ/TnpB family protein; this encodes MQRLQAYKFELIVTGEQQRQMRRFSGACRFVYNKALALQKERHEQGEKKLSAFELNNLLPQWKAVPETQWLSDSPSQTLQQSLKDLDRAYKNFFAKRADFPRFKKKGSGDSFRYPQGIKLEQGNNRIFLPKIGWCRYRNSRMVEGNIKNVTVSQSCGKWFAAIQTERDAAIPPPSGDMIGIDVGIARFATLSDGSFYEPRNSFKTLESALRKTQQAMSRKVKFSNNWKKAKAKVQRVHAKIGNSRRDYLHKTSSDISKNHAIVCIEDLQVKNMSKSASGTAEQQGRNVRAKSGLNKVILDQGWFEFRRQLDYKLAWNGGHLIAVPPKNTSQTCPCCGHISKDNRMTQARFACVECGFEENADVVGAINVLRAGHARLACEVSGATMPPAAGTHRSESGVYA
- a CDS encoding NAD(P)H-binding protein, which produces MKRIFIVGGNGKIARHLAPRLVQQGDVPVSLYRQLAQEADLKALGATPIFGDLQTLSPESLAELMHDCDVVVFSAGAGGKGGVETTTAIDGVGLEKSVEAAKLAGISRFIG
- the tnpA gene encoding IS200/IS605 family transposase translates to MEIKSDLRHGRHCVFKMHVHLVFVTKYRRNVFTKEVLDDLKIFFEKVCLDFESELVEFDGEDDHVHLLVNYPPKVAVSVLVNSLKGVSSRMIRKKNYPSIKMKLWGGALWSPSYFAGSCGGAPIEIIRQYIEQQQTPA